A section of the Salmo salar chromosome ssa05, Ssal_v3.1, whole genome shotgun sequence genome encodes:
- the plcl2 gene encoding inactive phospholipase C-like protein 2: MAEFGENDGSSPSTTGDSVALPSDKTDGKTQCEVSVFNGDCGIPADMVGSETLPDSPGLETANNSSVGLDSKSGIPRRSSIIKDGSRQRKERKKTVSFSSMPTEKKISSASDCINAMVDGSELKKVRSNSRVYHRYFLLDADMQSLRWEPSKKESEKAKIDVKSIKEVRTGKNTETFRTNGIYDQISEDCAFSIIYGDNYESLDLIANSADMANIWVTGLRYLISYGKHTLNMIESNQNNMRSSWLGDLFEEADANNSKHISLCAAVQLIKNLNPGLKNIKIELKFKEFHKSKDKVGCGVTKEEFIEVFHDLCTRPEMYFLLVQFSSNKEFLDTKDLTMFLEAEQGMAQVSEDTSLEVIQSYEPSKEGQLKGWLSLDGFTNYLMSPECHIFDPEQKTVCQDMNQPLSHYYINASHNTYLIEDQFRGPSDVTGYIRALKMGCRSVELDVWDGPDNEPVIYTGHTMTSQIVFRSVCDVINKYAFVASDFPVILCLENHCSLKQQRVMFQHLKKILGDKIHMDPPSSEDSYLPSPFDLKYKILLKGKKLGTICISSEGEVTDEDEGAEMSQRMNIEADEQQSIPLKKFQLSKDLSDLVTLCKSIAFKDFPTAFQSQRHWELCSFNEVFASRCASEFPGDFVNYNKKLLARVYPSPMRIDSSNMNPQDFWKCGCQIVAMNYQTPGLMMDLNIGWFRQNGNCGYVLRPAIMREQVSYFSANTKDSVPGVSPQLLHIKIISGQNFPKPKGSGAKGDVVDPYVYVEIHGIPADCAEQRTKTVNQNGENPLFDESFEFQINLPELAMVRFVVLDDDYIGDEFIGQYTIPFECLQPGFRHTPLQSLTGEVLPHAWLFVHVAITNRRGGGKPHKRGLSVRKGKRSREYATMRVLVIKAVDDIFKTAILPLREATDLRENMQNAIVPFKELCGLSAVANLKQCILALSSRLTGADNNPLLVFNLKDQYPTMEPQGQLPDVLKKVVTTYDMMIQTSKTLLENSEGVYDRILLTQKAAMEFHENLHDMAVKEGLKGRKLAKAVESFTWNITILKGQADLLKHAKSEVQENLKQIHYAALTCNLSKDGPSGSTAGSESRTRPRSLDAIPEKATGEDELSEEDN, encoded by the exons GATGGCTCGAGGCAGCGCAAAGAGAGGAAGAAGACGGTTTCGTTCAGCAGCATGCCCACTGAGAAGAAGATCAGCAGTGCGAGCGACTGCATCAACGCCATGGTGGACGGCTCTGAACTGAAGAAGGTCCGCTCCAACTCCCGTGTTTACCACCGCTACTTCCTCCTGGATGCCGACATGCAGTCTCTAAGGTGGGAACCCTCCAAAAAAGAGTCAGAGAAAGCCAAAATTGATGTCAAGTCCATCAAAGAGGTGCGGACAGGGAAAAACACAGAAACTTTTAGGACCAACGGAATATATGATCAGATATCAGAGGACTGTGCCTTCTCAATCATCTATGGGGATAACTATGAGTCTTTGGACTTGATTGCAAACTCTGCCGATATGGCCAACATATGGGTGACCGGGCTTAGATACCTGATATCCTATGGGAAACACACCTTGAATATGATTGAAAGCAACCAGAACAACATGCGCTCCTCCTGGCTCGGTGACCTCTTTGAGGAGGCTGATGCCAACAACAGCAAGCACATCAGTCTATGTGCTGCTGTTCAGCTAATTAAAAACCTAAACCCTGGTCTCAAAAACATCAAGATTGAACTCAAGTTCAAGGAGTTTCACAAATCTAAAGATAAAGTGGGATGTGGTGTGACTAAGGAGGAGTTCATTGAAGTCTTTCATGACCTTTGCACAAGACCAGAAATGTATTTCCTTCTTGTCCAGTTCTCTAGCAACAAGGAATTTCTAGATACCAAGGACTTAACTATGTTTCTGGAGGCTGAGCAGGGTATGGCACAAGTAAGTGAAGACACCAGTCTGGAGGTCATTCAGAGCTATGAACCTTCCAAAGAGGGGCAGCTCAAGGGCTGGCTCTCCCTTGATGGGTTTACCAATTATCTCATGTCGCCAGAGTGCCACATCTTTGACCCTGAACAAAAAACAGTGTGTCAGGACATGAACCAGCCCTTGTCCCACTATTACATCAACGCTTCCCACAACACATACCTGATCGAGGATCAGTTTAGAGGCCCCTCTGACGTTACAGGCTACATCCGTGCCCTCAAGATGGGCTGTCGTAGTGTAGAACTAGATGTCTGGGATGGACCAGATAATGAACCTGTCATTTACACTGGCCACACAATGACCTCGCAGATAGTCTTCCGCAGTGTCTGTGACGTCATCAACAAATATGCCTTTGTTGCATCTGACTTTCCCGTGATATTGTGTCTGGAGAACCACTGCTCCTTAAAGCAGCAGAGGGTCATGTTTCAGCACTTGAAAAAGATTCTTGGTGATAAGATTCACATGGATCCACCCTCATCTGAGGACAGCTACCTGCCCTCACCCTTTGACCTCAAGTATAAAATCCTGCTGAAGGGGAAGAAGCTGGGCACGATCTGCATTAGCTCGGAGGGCGAAGTGACTGATGAGGATGAGGGGGCTGAGATGTCCCAAAGAATGAACATTGAAGCCGACGAACAACAGAGCATCCCACTGAAAAAGTTCCAGCTGTCCAAGGACCTCTCTGACCTGGTAACGTTGTGTAAATCGATTGCGTTCAAAGACTTCCCAACAGCTTTCCAAAGCCAGAGGCACTGGGAACTTTGCTCGTTCAATGAAGTTTTTGCCAGTCGCTGTGCCAGTGAATTCCCAGGTGACTTTGTTAACTACAACAAGAAATTATTGGCGAGAGTCTACCCCAGCCCAATGCGGATTGACTCCAGTAACATGAACCCTCAGGACTTCTGGAAGTGTGGTTGCCAGATCGTGGCAATGAACTACCAGACCCCCGGCCTGATGATGGACCTAAACATTGGCTGGTTCCGTCAGAATGGAAACTGTGGTTATGTGCTGCGACCAGCCATAATGAGGGAGCAGGTGTCATATTTCAGTGCCAACACTAAAGACTCAGTGCCTGGTGTGTCTCCTCAGCTCTTGCACATAAAGATCATAAGTGGACAAAACTTCCCCAAACCCAAAGGCTCAGGTGCCAAAGGAGATGTTGTTGACCCTTACGTCTATGTGGAGATCCATGGCATCCCTGCTGATTGTGCAGAGCAAAGGACTAAAACTGTCAATCAGAATGGGGAGAacccactgtttgacgaaagctTTGAGTTTCAGATAAACCTACCTGAGCTGGCCATGGTGCGCTTCGTGGTGCTTGATGATGACTACATTGGCGACGAGTTCATCGGCCAGTACACAATCCCCTTCGAGTGTCTCCAGCCGGGATTCCGGCACACACCATTACAATCGCTAACGGGGGAAGTCCTTCCCCACGCCTGGCTGTTTGTCCATGTGGCCATCACCAACCGAAGGGGCGGGGGCAAGCCTCACAAGAGGGGACTGTCTGTGCGTAAGGGCAAGAGAAGTCGGGAGTACGCCACCATGAGGGTGCTGGTCATCAAGGCTGTGGACGACATCTTCAAGACAGCCATACTGCCACTGAGGGAAGCCACCGACCTCAGAGAAAACATGCAG AATGCCATAGTGCCCTTCAAGGAACTATGTGGCCTCTCGGCAGTGGCCAACCTGAAGCAGTGCATCCTGGCCCTGTCCTCCCGGCTGACAGGGGCTGACAACAACCCCCTCCTGGTGTTCAACCTCAAGGACCAGTACCCCACCATGGAGCCCCAGGGCCAGCTACCAGATGTCCTGAAGAAGGTGGTCACCACCTATGACATG ATGATCCAGACCAGCAAGACTCTGCTGGAGAACTCTGAGGGAGTCTACGACCGAATACTGCTGACCCAGAAAGCAG CGATGGAGTTCCATGAGAACCTCCATGACATGGCGGTAAAGGAGGGCCTGAAGGGCAGGAAGCTGGCCAAGGCTGTGGAGAGCTTCACATGGAACATAACTATCCTCAAG GGCCAGGCGGATCTGCTGAAGCACGCAAAGAGTGAGGTCCAGGAGAACCTGAAGCAGATCCACTATGCCGCCCTCACCTGTAACCTCAGTAAGGACGGGCCATCAGGGAGCACGGCAGGCTCCGAGTCCAGGACCCGACCACGCAGCCTGGACGCCATCCCCGAGAAAGCCACGGGGGAGGACGAGCTCTCTGAGGAGGACAACTGA